From the genome of Deltaproteobacteria bacterium, one region includes:
- a CDS encoding recombinase family protein has product MSDKVGERHLRRKAILYVRQSTAQQLRHNEESRRLQYAMRDRLGTLGWQEAEVIDEDLGRSAGGLVERAGFQRLVTQVTLGEVGAVAARELSRFARNSRDWQKLIEVCRYVDTLLVDQDAVYDARQSNDRLLLGLKGSLNEYELDL; this is encoded by the coding sequence ATGAGTGACAAGGTCGGCGAACGCCATCTGCGACGGAAGGCCATCCTGTACGTGCGGCAATCGACGGCTCAGCAGCTCAGGCACAACGAGGAGAGTCGGCGGCTACAGTACGCGATGCGGGATCGTCTCGGCACGCTCGGCTGGCAGGAGGCCGAGGTTATCGACGAGGACCTCGGACGGTCTGCCGGGGGTCTGGTCGAGCGTGCCGGGTTTCAGCGGTTGGTCACGCAGGTGACCCTGGGCGAGGTAGGCGCGGTAGCGGCACGCGAGCTGTCGCGCTTCGCCCGCAACAGCCGGGACTGGCAGAAGCTGATCGAGGTCTGTCGTTACGTGGATACGCTCTTGGTCGACCAGGATGCGGTCTATGACGCGCGACAGAGCAACGACCGACTGCTGCTCGGGCTCAAGGGCAGCCTCAACGAGTATGAGCTCGACCTG